The Sulfurihydrogenibium azorense Az-Fu1 genome contains the following window.
AGAGATTGCAGCGTTTAAACAAACAACGGCAAAAGAGCTTATAGAAGCTGCAGATGAGTTTATAGATTTAAATATTTATGGCGAGGATATATTCCTATGAGCTACCCTTGAATAACTTCCTTAAAAGATATATTTTATATTTAAAAAGTAAAAAAAATGGAGGTACAAACTTGGAAGAAAATAAAGATCAAACTCAGCAAGAAACTGAGCAAGAAAACAACCAAGAAAATCAGCAAACTCAAGAAGAAGTTATAGATAAAGATGGGTTAATTGAGCAACTAAAAAAAGAAAATGAAGAGCTAAAAGCAAAACTCCAAAAAACAGAAGACGCAGCAAAAAAACTAAGTGCTTTATACCAAGCTATCCAGAAAGATTTTGAAGACTATAAAGTAAGAACAATAAAAGAAAAAGAACAGATAAAAGAAGAGGCTATAGAAAAGTTTGCCAAGGCGTTCTTAGAAGTAGTAGATAACTTTGAAAAAGCATTAGAAAGCTTCAAATACACAAACGACATTAACTCCATACTCCAAGGTATACAGATGACCCATTACCAAGTTGTAAACCTTCTTAAAAACTTTGGAATTGAAAAGATAGAAGATACTCAAGAATTTAATCCAATGCTTCATGAAGCGATAGAGACTGTAAAATCTAAAGAGTATAAACCAAACCAAATAGTTAAAGTTTTACAACACGGCTATACCTTTAAAGGTAAAGTTATAAGACCTGCAAAAGTAGTAGTTTCAGTAGAGGAAGAAGAAATAACCTGATGAACTTTTATAAACTTTTGGGAGTAGCTTTTAACGCTACTCCTGAAGAGATAAAAAAAGCCTACAGGAAAAAAGTAAAACTATTTCATCCAGACATAAACCCAAATGGTAAAGAAATCTTTAAAGTATTAAACATAGCTTATGAAACTTTAATAAACCCGGAAAAAAGACAAGATTATGACAAACATATCAATAAAAATTCCTTAACCAGAATATTAGAAGAAAAGGTATTAGACTTTTTAGGTTTTACTGACAAACCTTTAAAAGGATTAGATATAAAAACTACTGTAGCAGTCTCACTTCAAGATGGTATATTAGGTAAAGAAAAAACTATATCTTACGAAAGAAAAGTTTTATGCCCAGAGTGTGAGGGAAGCTCTATAACCTCTTACAGCCAGATAGTAAAGTGTGATAAATGTGATGGAGAGAGCAGAATCCAAACAAAAATAGGTAAGGTAATATGTTTTAAATGTTTTGGAAAAGGGTTTGTAGTAAAAAATCCTTGTAAAACCTGTAAAGGTTTTGGTTATATAAAAACAAAAGACCAAGCTACTTTTAATGTGCCTATAGGTGTTGAAACAGGAGATAAAATTAGGATAGAGGGAAAAGGAAACTGTGGTTTAAACGGTGGCAAAAACGGAGATTTAATAGTTAGATTTAAATTAGACACAGGCTTTTTTGAAAAGTCCGGTAAAGATTTAATTTTAAACTTGAAGATAGATGAAGATATTTCCAGTTATGAATACATCCGTATAAAAAACCCTTTAAACGAGATACTTCAAATAAAAGTTCCTCCAAACTTTACAAAACAATCAATTATAAAAGTAAAAGGTGAAGGTTATATAAGTAAATCCGGAGAAAGAGGAAATATCTATATAAAGATTGTTTAATCCCAGCTACTTGAACTATTAAAACTATCATCCCAGCTACTATAACTATCCCAGCTGCTAAAACTATCATTCCAGCTACTTGAAAAACTATCATCATGAAAGATATTACAATCTAAGAAACTGTAAGCCGGGTTAGTACAAATATCACTACTATTGTATGAAAAATCAGACGAAAAATCATCATCGTGATGGAAAATATTACAACCTAAGAAGCTGTATCTTGGGTCTGTGCAATAGTTGGTATCATCGTCGTAGTTTAAAATAGAGTAGTTATTATGCTTAAGGCTGTTGTTGATGTTATCATTGTTGATAAGTTTATTGTATATCTCTTCTGCTTCATACTGACTTGATTCAGAAAAATATTTGTATAGTGCTAAAAACAAATTTCCAACAAACATTAGAATAAAAAATAGTAATACATAATAATCTAACATTTTAGTCCTCTTTACAGCCTTTTACTAATATAAAACTACTTCTAATTTAACTTTCTGACAAGATTTTTTATGTGTTGAAAATATTTTAAACATTCATTATATTACTGTTTATGGAAAGAGAAATAACATTAAAGTTAAAAACTTTATACGGAAAAGAAAAAGCAACATTGGAAGAGCTGCTATCAAGCAGAGCTGGAATTAACTTGCTACCTTACGAAATAGCTGTTAATGGATCTGTAGATTGGGAAGAGTTTAATATTCCCGAAGAGATATACAAAAAAGCCTGTATAATCTACAACAACTATTCTTACCTTATAAAAAGAGAAAAGCCTCTACCAAAAGTTAACGAAAAGCTATCAGATGTAGAAGTAAGAAAAATTTTTGAGGTTTTAAGAAGTATTGAATGACAAAGAAAAAATTTTAGAATTACTAAAGCAGTTTGTAATAGAAAAAAAAGAACCATTAGAGCTTATACTGGTTGGAGCTTTAGCATTACCTTTTTATGATGTAGAATTTCGGTTTACTTACGACTTGGATGCAGAAATACAACAAGGTAATATAGAAGATCTTTACTTTTATTTAAAATCTAAAGGTTTTGAAAGTGATTTAAGTGAAAATGTGTCAGGTTGGAGTGTTATCTCTATGCCATCTGGTTATAGAGAAAGAAGTCAAATAGTTTATCAGAGTGATTTACTTACAATCAAAATTTTAAGCCCAGAAGATTATATTATTATGAAACTGAGAAGAGGAACAACACAAGATATAGAAGATGCTTTGGCAGTAGCTAAAACAAAAAAAGTAAAGAAACAAGATTTAGATGTACTTTATGAAAAAGTTTTAAAAGAATCTATCAAAGATACAGCTTTATTCAACTTTAAAAAGATTTATGCTTTATTCATAAATGAGCTTTTAAAAAGGCAGTAGTTATGTTTAGTTTACTATAAACTTTCTACTTTCTCATACTCAAAATAAACTATATTCCTCTTTTCCTTACTAAACTCTATCCCTACCAAATAAATCTCTTTGTAGCTGCCTATATACTTTTCATAATACTTCTTCTCTTTTATCTGATTTAAAGCTCTCTTTTCAGCTTCTTTCTCTACTACCTTAAACTCTACTATATAAGCTCTATCTTGATAAAATACTGTTAAATCTATCTTCCCTATGTTTGTTGTATCTTCTGCTTTTGTGTTTAACCCACTTCCGGTAAATAGTGCATATACCACAGATGCGTAAAATCCCTCATAGCTGTCTAAATCATTCTTCCTATACCAATCGTTTGGTATACTTGCAAAGAAGCTGTGTAGGGCTGTTTTTATCTTTTCTAAATCGTTCTCTTCTATAGCTTCTACTATACTGTTTTGAGCATCTTCCTTGTCTGATACTGATGGAAGTATATCTGATAGGAAAAAGTTGTTAAAACTTGATTTTACTTCAAAGTTTGGATAAGTGAGGATGTAGATAGTCCTTAATCCTAATTTTTTAGTTTCTCTTATGGTTAGATAACCTGTTTGAAAGAGTAAATTCTCAATCTTCAAAAAGTCTACATCAAGGTTGGCAAGTATCTCATCGTTTGCTTTTATTTCTTCAAGCTTTGGTAAAAATACTTTGTTATTTAAAATAAGCTTCATCAAAAATGTAGGAGTTCCAGTCTCAAACCAGTAAGGTCTAAATATTTTCTCACTTAAAAACAATA
Protein-coding sequences here:
- a CDS encoding nucleotidyltransferase, with amino-acid sequence MNDKEKILELLKQFVIEKKEPLELILVGALALPFYDVEFRFTYDLDAEIQQGNIEDLYFYLKSKGFESDLSENVSGWSVISMPSGYRERSQIVYQSDLLTIKILSPEDYIIMKLRRGTTQDIEDALAVAKTKKVKKQDLDVLYEKVLKESIKDTALFNFKKIYALFINELLKRQ
- a CDS encoding nucleotide exchange factor GrpE, which codes for MEENKDQTQQETEQENNQENQQTQEEVIDKDGLIEQLKKENEELKAKLQKTEDAAKKLSALYQAIQKDFEDYKVRTIKEKEQIKEEAIEKFAKAFLEVVDNFEKALESFKYTNDINSILQGIQMTHYQVVNLLKNFGIEKIEDTQEFNPMLHEAIETVKSKEYKPNQIVKVLQHGYTFKGKVIRPAKVVVSVEEEEIT
- a CDS encoding DnaJ C-terminal domain-containing protein, which codes for MNFYKLLGVAFNATPEEIKKAYRKKVKLFHPDINPNGKEIFKVLNIAYETLINPEKRQDYDKHINKNSLTRILEEKVLDFLGFTDKPLKGLDIKTTVAVSLQDGILGKEKTISYERKVLCPECEGSSITSYSQIVKCDKCDGESRIQTKIGKVICFKCFGKGFVVKNPCKTCKGFGYIKTKDQATFNVPIGVETGDKIRIEGKGNCGLNGGKNGDLIVRFKLDTGFFEKSGKDLILNLKIDEDISSYEYIRIKNPLNEILQIKVPPNFTKQSIIKVKGEGYISKSGERGNIYIKIV